TGACGTTTTTATCCACCAAGTCCAAGCGAGTCTCGCCTGGCTTTTGTGCAGCGCCTGCGCAGATAACCACGATGGCTGCATCCTTGCAGTCTTCATACGTGCCTTCGGTAACGCGGGTGCGCGAAGGCGCCCACACCACGCCATGGTTTAGGTCCATGACGTTTCCTTTAAGCTTCTTTTCATCAATATCGATGATGGCGAGATGGTCAACGGTTCCCTGGTTTACCAATGCATATGCGTAGGCGACACCAACATCACCCGCGCCGATGAGGACAACTTTGTTTCCAACTTGAGGGCTCATAACTCTCATTATGCCTGTAAATCCGGCATTTGGCTCGCCTGCCCAGCGTTGGAAACTTCACATGCAGAAAGCACCATGTTCTGGGATAATTAGCGACATGAATCAGAACGCGCGCACGCCACAGATTGCCCAGCTTGCGCGTTCACTGTTTAAGAAATTCGCTTCAAAGAAATCGACTGCAAAACAGCCTGCGGCCCCTGACACGGCTCCGCCCGCCAAGATTCTGCCCACTCCGGTGCGCCGGTTGGCTTATGGGGCGGCATCGAAGTCGCTCAAGTTGGCATCGGAAAGCTTGCGTCTTTCCATCATCGGCCTGGAATTGCTCAGCGATATCACCCCGGCGCTCCGAATGGCGCGCCGCAACCGGTTGCCACACAGCATGGCTGCGGGTGTTTTGGGCGCTGAAGTCGCCACTTGGGCTGCCATCTGGCCATCTCTGCTCCCGCGTCCGTGGTGGGTGACGGCACTCAACGTTTCCATCGGCCAGGCGGTCGGCCACTTTTTCGCGGCCTCCGCAGCGTTTGGTCTCAAGAACGCACTGCGTGCTGCGGGTAAACGCCCACAAGACCACCTCACCCCGCGGTTAAAGCGCAACGCGCACTGGGTGATGGGAACCATCACCTTGGCGGCGATGGCTAATTCCGTACGCAACCAGGGCATTCAAGCAAACCTGGTGAGCAAGTCCTATGACCGTGGTCCGCTGCAAGCCGCCATTGGTGTCTCCGCGGGCACGTTAGGATATGGCGTGCTTTTGCTCATTGGTGAAGCCGTCCAATTCACCGTTTCCCGGTTGTCGCGGCAGATTGGCCGCGCGGTTCCCATGCTGGTGGCCTGGCCGCTGGCGGTCGCAGCGTTGATTTATGTTGCATTCGCACTATCTGACCGCGTGGTGCTGCGCCGATTCATTCGTTCCGCATCAGTGCGCGCACAGCGCCTCAACCAGTCGGTCTTCCCCAACTCCATGATGCCCTGGGAGCCGGAACGCTCCGGCAGTCCGTGGTCTTATGAGCCGTGGACCGCAGTGGGTGCACAAGGCCGCCGCTTTTTGTCATCCGGACCAAGGGCGCATGACATTGCCGAAATCATGGAATTTGCCCGCGCGCGTGAACCAATCCGTATTTACGCCGGGCTGACCTCCGGGCGGTCTTTGCGTGGGCAGGCGCGGCGCATCATGAGTGAGATGGATCGAACCGGTGCCTTCCACCGGGACACCATCATTATTCAGATGCCCGCTGGTTCCGGCTGGATCAATGAGTGGTCTGCTGCGGCACCGGAGTTTCTCACCAAGGGCAACTGCGCGACGGTGACCATGCAGTATTCGATTCTGCCATCGGCAATTTCCTATGTTGTGGATAAACAGGCCCCGCTTGAAGCAGCGCAGCTGATGACCCGCGCGATTAGGCACCGTTTGGATTCCATGCCGGAAGATAACCGCCCCAAGCTGTACTTAGCCGGTGAATCTTTGGGGGCTTTCGCGCATTTGGATAATTACGACTCTCTGGAAGAGCTCCTCGCTATATGCGATGGCGCGGTCTTTACCGGGCCACCTAGCATGACAAAGTTTATGTCCAAGCTTTCACCAGATCCTGGGTCTTTGGAGCGCGTACCTGTGATTGACGGTGGGCGTCACGTTCGTTTTGCTGCGGCACCTGCGCACACCCGCCACGATCCCTTCGGGCGCAGCTACGCCAATTCATGGCAGCGCCCGCGGGTTCTCATCGCTCAGCATGCATCGGACCCAATTGTGTGGTGGTCAAGCTCGCTGATTTATAAACGCCCCGGTTGGATGCATGAGTCAACGCCCTCCACCTTGTACGCGGATACGTTCCACGCGTTGGGCTGGGCGCCGATCATTAGCTTCTGGCAAATAGGCCTCGACCAAATTAACTCTTTGAACGTTCCTGGTGGCCACGGGCACAATTACTATGAAGAAACGTTCTGGTACTGGGATTCGGTTTTAGGTTCCCAATCACGCGTTCCCCTCACTCCGCGGCTAGCGCAGCGCGCGGAGAAGTGGGTGCGTGACCACCCAAGCTAAGCTAGTCGCACTTCACTCCGGTGGAGTGGTGCGGGCAGTAGCCATTAGGCACCTTGTACAGGTACTGCTGGTGCTCATCTTCAGCCAGGTAGTACTCACCAGAATCAGTGTCACTGGGCAGCTTGACCTCAGTGGTCATGGCGCCGAAGCCGTTTTCAGCCAGCTTCTTGTCGTAGCTATCCACCAGTTCCTGGATAAGCTCCAGCTCTTCCTGGGTGCGTGGGTAGAACGCGGAGCGGTATTGGGTGCCCACGTCATTGCCTTGCCTAAATCCCTGGGTTGGGTCATGCGCTTCGAGCGCCATGACCACTAGTTCCTTGAGGCTGATCTTTTCTGGATCGTAGGTAATTTCTACAACCTCAGCGTGATTGGTTTGGCCACGGCAGACCTCAAAATAGGTTGGGTTCGGGGTGGTGCCGCCGGCGTAGCCCACGGAGGTGGATTCCACGCCTTCGGTTTCCCAATACATTTTTTCATGTCCCCAGAAACAGCCCAACGCCACCAATAGTGAGCGTTGGCCTTCCTTCCACGGACCGGTAATTGGAGTGCCCAAGACCGCGTGCGGACGGGGGTTCAAAATAGGTTCTGAGCGGCCTGGCAAGGCATCTTCTTTAGAAACAAGTTGAGGAGTCGGAGCAAATAAGAACGACATCGAAATCGTCTCCTTTCTGTTTTTACTCAACCTACACCACCGCCAAAAAATTCCACTACCAGCTAGTTAACAGCATTCAGTCACACTACCGTTGCCAAAAGAATGAATCGGCTTATCATGGGATGCGTACCCAACGAAAGGAACACACTCATGGCTGTTTACGAACTACCAGAACTCGACTATGCATACGACGCACTGGAGCCACACATCTCCGCTGAGATCATGGAGCTCCACCACTCCAAGCACCACGCAACCTACGTAGCTGGCGCAAACGCTGCTCTTGAAGCACTCGAAGCAGAGCGCGAAGGCGACGCAAACCCAGACAAGGTTCGCGCACTGTCCAAGAACCTCGCGTTCAACTTGGGTGGCCACACCAACCACTCCGTATTCTGGAAGAACCTTTCTCCAAACGGTGGCGGCGAGCCAACCGGTGAGCTGGCAGAGGCTATCAACCGCGACTTCGGTTCCTTCGACAAGTTCAAGGCTCACTTCTCCGCTGCAGCACTTGGCCTGCAGGGCTCCGGCTGGGCAGTACTGGGTTATGACCACATCGCAGGTCGCCTGATCATTCAGCAGCTGACCGATCAGCAGGGCAACGTCTCCGTAGACTTCACCCCACTGCTTTTGCTCGATATGTGGGAGCACGCTTTCTACCTGCAGTACAAGAACGTTAAGGCTGACTACGTAAAGGCAGTCTGGAGCGTCTTCAACTGGGATGACGTAGCAGAGCTTTTCGCAGCTGCATCCAAGTAGTTATTAGTTCTTAGCGCAGACTTTAGTGCGCGAGAGCAACCACGCCCCTGCCGGCAATTCCTCATTCGGGAGCGCCGGCAGGGGTTTTGGCTTCTATGATGGGCGCTATGAAACAGCACTATCGACAGGTCCTAGCTAATACTTTTGAAACCAACTTCTTAGATGTCATATCCCGGGTAACTAGTGCCGGTACACAGGGTTCACTCGTTGCTCACTTCAAAGCTGAAATTAGCATTCGGAATGGCTCCGCCATCATTACGGGAACGCAAGCCTCGGATGGAGTGAGCGCGCAATACCCCATCTCCTACCTGGTTAAGAACGATTTATATGTCGGAACCGATGATGGAGCCTTCCTGCTGCTCGAAAAGGCAGGGCTGGCCAGCACACCAATTGCACCGCTGCTTTGGGCAAAAGAGGCCAAGAGCTTTCGACGCATTTCCAGCAACCGGGCAATAGCCTTCGTGGCACGTTCGCAGCTCGCTGAGGGAGGAAGTTTCGAGCTCAGCGGGGATTTAACGGCGTTAGAATCAAGTGATTACGTCGAAGTACACCTCACTGAGAACAGCGGCCTAATCAGCTCAGTTGTCGTTGATATTGAAGTAGACGGCTCGATAACAAGAACAGAATTGGACATAAGCCCTAGGGCCATAGAAGTACAAGTAGCTCGCCCACCTGCCCATAAAGTAGTTGAATGACATAACTGCCACACTCTGATCCGATCAGCTCGCCCTGTGCTGGCTCTATGATGGGGCGCATGACGGAATCAATCTCAGACCTCGCAAATGCGCTGGAAGGCCTAACTGCCGAGCAGCACGGCTTTTCTCATATTGATTTAGAATGCGAACCCGTGGCGGAAGGCGATCTTTCGGGGTGGATTATCCCGGCCAAAGATCTCTATGACGTAGAAGGCATGCCCACCACGTTTGGTTCTAAGGCGCGCACGCGCATGGCGACGGAGACCGATCCTTTCATTGCTGCGTATCAGGCACGCGGCGCACGGATTCCGGGCAAATCGGTGTCTTCGGAGCTCGGGCTCACCGTAGATGCCGAGCCACGTGACTTGCCGGCGGTAGACAATCCCATTTGGCCAGGCCACACGCCGGGTGGTTCTTCCGGTGGCGCGGCGGCGATGGTGGCCCGTGGGCTCGTGCGCGCGGCACACGGTTCAGATGGTGGCGGTTCGATCCGCATTCCGGCGGCGGCCTGCGGGATTGTGGGTTATAAGCCGTCCGCAGACACGCTCGCCGTGCATGGTTATCTCACCACATCGGTCGCAGACCAGGCATTGCTGCACCAGATCGAGCCGCGGCTGGAGCGCAAGTTGCGCATCGGCGTGCTAACCACCCCGATTATCGCAGACACGCAGGTGCAGCAGGAGTATCTCACCGCAGTGGCAGAGGCGGCGCAACAGCTTTCCGATGCCGGCCACGACGTCATCGAAGTCGGCGGCTGGCCAGAAGCCGAGACTACTTTCGGGCACTTCACCAATCTGTTTTCCTACCGCCTGGCGGAGCTAAAGCACTATGACTACATCGCCGCGTGGCTGCGTGAGAAGGGCTTGGCTGTCACGCAAGAGCAGGTCGCAGAGTCTGAATCATATGCACGTGCGCTCAAAGGCAAGCTCGCTGAGCACTGGGGCGCGGACGTTATCCTCAACCCCACCATCGCATCCGATCCGCCAAAGATTGGGGCATTCTCATCCCTGCCGCCGGCAGAGAACTTCGCAGCCCAAGCCAAGTGGGTGCCGTGGACATCGCTGTTTAATATCGCGGGCACCTGCGCTATTTCTTTGCCGTGGCCAGTACCGGGCCGCTTCCAACCAGCGGCGGTTCATTTGGGCTCGCTGACTTTGGAAGATTCTGAGCTATTAGCGCTGGCAGGAATTCTGCACACCTAAACCAAACGCGTATTTGCGCAACCAAACCTGTAAAGCAGACTTGACACGTAAAGGGTGCTTTACATATGCTGAGGTTAGTTCACACGCACACCACTTCCACGAGGAGTAATTCTCATGAACACCACAGCAGCACACAGCGCAGCAAATAATGTGGAGCAGCCGAAGCCGCGCTCTCGTTTCGGGCGCTCAAAGTTTGGTGGTTCACCGGCGGCACTCATTGCCGGTTCCATCGTGACGGGTTTGGCGGTCGCTTTTGCGGCGGCATCGATTTTCTGGGCTATTGTCCGGCCGGAAGAATCCACGGCGTTGTACCTCGGCGTCTTCACGCTGTGTTTGTTCCCTGTGGCATCGGCAGGAACGTGGGCATTCATGGTGGACCGTGACACCATCGTGGGCGCGACCCCCAACCCGGAGGAGTCCATTGAGTCCACCTGGTATGACAATGCAGCGCAGACCACCTTCCACATCATCTTGTTCGCCATCGGCGCGCTGGGCGTGGCCAGTGTCTTTACAGATGTGAAGCTCTCGCTGGGCGCTTTCGCCATTGCCAGCTACGTGTTTATCCTGGCCGCGTTTGCAGGCAGCTACCTCCTTAACAAGCGCCGCGATTCATAAGCCGGACCCGCTAAGACTATGGACAATAACTTGAAAACCCTGCGTGAGCAGCACGGTCTCTCGCAGCAAAAGCTTGCCGATGCCCTCGGCGTCTCCCGCCAGACCATCATCAGTATTGAAAAAGGCCGCTACGACCCATCGCTGCCGCTGGCGTTCCAGCTTGCCGCGCAATTCGATTGCGCCATTGAAGACCTCTTTATCCCGGAGCTTGGCTAGCTTTCACAAACTCTCGAAACTGTGTGACCGGCGGGGCGTCATCGCCATCGCGCCACACTAAGCCCAGCTCACGGTAGCGCACCGGCTCCAAAGGAATCAGATTCGTGGCATTCAAATACGGATCATCCAACGGCAAAAGCGCACAACCCAAACCAGCGGTGACCAGGCCAGATACCGTGGTCAGCTCCATCGACTCAAAGACAAAGCGGGGTACGAAACCGGCCTCGGCAGCCAAAGAATCCAACAGCATGCGCGTGCCGTAGCCGGGCAGCATGCCGATAAAGGGTTCATCGGCAAGCTCATGCATAGCAATGCTTGTTCTATCCGATGCCCAATGCCCCTCCGGCACCGCTATGGCCAGCCGCTGCAACTCCAGCTGATGCCAACTCAGCCCAACATGCCCCGGCACCTGCAATTCATAAGGCTTGGGACCAACCAGCCCGATATCGCTCAAGCCATCGCGCACCCGGTCCACCAGATGCTGCGCCGCACCCTGATGCAGCACGAACTGCACATGCGGATGCTCCTGACGGTAAGCACGCAGCAAATCCGGCACCATCCACGTGCCCAAAGAATGCATGAAATCCAGGCGCACCTGGCCGCGCTCCGGATCCATCAGGCGCGTGACATGCTCAATTCCTTGGGTGCGCGCCTCAATCATCTTCTTCGCATGCGGCAAAAACGCACGGCCGCGGGTGTTGAGCACCAACCTGCGGCCCTGGCGTTCAAACAACGTGGTGCCGAGCTCCTTCTCCAGCCCCTGCAGCCGCCTGGTCAACGCGGACTGCGAAACATAGAGCTCATCGGCGGCTTCAGAAAGACTGGCGCCCTCCTCCACGGCGCGCACCACGGCTAAGAAACCTTCGATGTCATGAAAATTCATGGGATTCTCCCTGCTCGACGCCTTATGCGTGATGCTCATCAAAATAGGCACTAAAATGCATTTTACTCATACAACGCGGTGGGGGACTATGGGTACATGCAAAGAAATACCCGCGCCATGGTGGCCATGCTGTTTGTGGGCTTGGCTATCTTCTCCGGCCTTTACTCCACGCAGGCAATGTTGCCGACTTTCGTGGACGAGCTCGGATTCACCCCGACTGAGGCCGCGTTGACCGTGTCTGCCGCGACCGGCGCGTTGGCTTTGTGCGTGGTGCCGCTGTCTATCTTGTCGGAACGTTTCGGCCGCGGTCGACTTCTGGTTATCTCCGCTGTGTTGGCTACTATCTTGGCGTTCATGGTGCCGCTGGTGGGTGACAATGTCCTGGCAATTATCGCTATTCGCGCACTGCAAGGCGCGGTGCTTGCTGGCGCACCGGCCGTGGCCATGGCCTGGCTGTCCGAGGAGCTCGATGAAGATGTGCTCCCGCGCGCGATGGGCTTGTATATCGCCGGCAACACCCTCGGCGGGTTGACCGGGCGTCTTATCCCTACCGGTCTTTTGGAATTTACCGGCTGGCGCGGCGCGCTGCTGGGTGCAGCGGTGGTCTCCAGCTTCTTCGCGGTGCTGTTTATTATTCTGCTGCCTAAGCAGCGCAACTTCCAGCCTAAGCAGCTGCGCTTTAAATCCGAGATTCGCGCGATGGTCAATCACTGGCGAAATCCGCAGACCGGCTTGCTGTTTGTCTTCGCTTTGTTGGGCATGGGCGCGTTCGTGTCCATGTATAACTTCATCACGTTCCGCCTCATCGACCGCTTCGGCCTCCCGGTCACCCTGGCTGGCCTGGTGTTTTTGATGTATCTCGCCGGCACCTGGTCTTCGGCGCGTGTTGGTACCATTATCAACCGCTACGGTCACGGCAGAACCTTCATCGGTTCTATTGTGCTCTACGCACTCGGTGTCATCATGACGCTTGGCCCCCTGCCGGTACTGCTCGCGGGCATGTTTATCTTCACCGCTGGCTTCTTCGCCGCGCACTCCACGGCATCCGGCTGGGTTGGGCAAGCAGCCCACAAAGACCGCGCCGAAGCATCCAGCATGTACCTGTTTTGCTACTACGCTGGCTCCTCCATCATCGGTGCTATCTCCGGGCTGGTCTTTGAGGCCACCAACTGGGCCGGGTTCATCGGCTACATCTCATGCTTCACGGTCGCCGTGCTGGTTATCGGGCTGTGGCTGCACAAGACCACCACCCGCCAAGCCGCCGAAGCAGCTGCCGTCGCCGCCTAAATTCCCAAGCGCCTAGCTGCCTAAATACCTAGGCATCTAGGCGCTTAGCCGCGGTGTATTCGGTGCGTTATCACTCATCCACTCGCGCACGGCCAAGGTGGCCTGCACGTCATCGGCGTTATAAGTTAACAGCATCTCCCGCGCTGTCAGCGCCGCCGCATCCGTGCCGATGGCAACCCGGCGCGCGTTGACAGACTCCTCACCATCGAAATCGCCTTGTTCCCAATGAAAGCCTGCTTGTGGCGCAACAGTTTTCAAGCTCAGCCCGAAGGGTCCCACAAAGTTGGCTTTGACGTGGGCGAACATGTCCACCCATTCTCCGGAGTTAATAAACGCATCAACTTCTTCCACCGACGGCACGCCAGGGGTGTGCGCGTGGAAACGCTGCGCGGACATGCGCATCCAGTGATTTTCTCCGTGCGCGGAGTAGCAGTAGGCAGCAAAAGTCTTGCCCGCCGCATGGGCGTTATCGCGTTGTTCCATCAGCCAGGTCCAGAATTCGGCGAAGTTTCGCGCCTCTGCCTTGGAGCCCAGCATTTCCCAGGTGACAAAGTCGTAGTAGGTGCCGTCCATCCACGCGCCCCACAGGTAAGCGCCTTGGTCCATGTAGGCTTCCATGTCCACATCAATTTCCACGTCAGCGCGCGGCACTGTGATATCGCCGTGTGCGAGCAGCACCGTCCCATCGCGCCACGCGGCGGCCAACTGCGAAGGGGTGCCCAAGGAGGCATCGATAAGCCCTTGAACTGTCTCAATGCCGCGTTCGCGATAAGGCCGCGCGCGGTCACCGGGCAGAAACAGGCTAATTTCATCCATGGCTTCCAGCTCAGGTTTGCACAAAGGCCAAAAGCGGCAGCTCGCGCACTCTTTCACCCGCCGCGGCTGGGTGGGCAGGTTCTCCAGTTCCACGGCGTCCAGCGCCGCGTCCAAAGCCGGCTGGTAGGTTGCGGTATCGGTATAAAACGCGAGGTTTCTATCCTGGCCAATTAGCACGCCGCGTCCAGAATTCAGGCCGAGATCGTCCAGCGCCCGCGCAGCCATCGCCAAGTGGTAGCCGTCCAGCACGTGGTGCCGCGGCTTATAGCCCAGCTCCAGCGGCTCACTCAGCCCCAGGCGGTGGGTGGGCACGCCGAGAGTCTTCGCCTTGTCATGTTTGCGCGCCACGCGGTGGGTGGACACCATCACCGGTGTATAGGAGCCATTGCTTGCCGATGCCCCCTCCCGCACCAACATATCCACCCCCACCAGCCATTTCTCATTCGCGAACACTGCGCCAGTGATATGCGTGGCACCGGTAGCGAGGGCTTCGAGGGTTTCTAAAGAGCGCAGCCACGGGTCTTCCGCCGGGATAGGGCCAAGATCAATGCGGCGGAAAGGTATCCTGCGCGAGTCGGATTTACGAGGAAAGTTCTCCCATACCGCGCTGCGGGCGGCGTCATAACGGTCAGCGCGCGCCTGAGCTGCTTCGGTGCGTGGCACTTCAGGGTGGGTGTGGCGCTGGACGAGCCTATACCGGCAGCCCACAAGATCTGACGCACGCACCTGATTTTCCACTCTGATGAGCATAACGCAGTCATCAAGGTAATGTTGAATACAGTATTTACTGCACTTGATGAACAAAAGAAATGAACGGATCTAATCGATGAGCATTTTGAAGAAATTCCGCAAGTCACGCCGCGCCGCAAAGGCTGAGTTCAAGGCTGCAAAAACCAAGGCAAAAGCCGAGGTCAAGTCCGCCGATAAGGCACGCAAGCGTCAGCAGAAGCTGCTGTCGAAGCAGGAGAAACAGCTGATCAAGTCAGAAGAGAAGGGCTTGAAGCAGCGCCGCAAGCACGAGCTCAAGGTGGCGAAGAACGAACTGGAGAAGTTGCGTGCCGGCCGCTTTAACACCGACAACGTCAAGCGCTACGCCGGTGCCGCGCGCACCGCAGCACCATTGCTTCTGCCTTTGGTCTACCGCGCGATTGTCACCGGCCGTCAGCAGCTGGAAGAGCGCCGCGCTAAGAAGGCCGGTGTCACCACCGACCAGCTCGCGTCCTTCTCGGGCCACGGCGCATCCATCAAGGCTCGCACCCAGGGCATCCGCAACACCGTCGATGAGAACTCTTCGCTGCCTGCCGGTTTCAAGCGCGACATCAAAGAACGCCTCGATGACCTCGACGCCGCAGTAGACAACGCCGAGCTGATGACCCCGCAGCAGCGCCGCCGCGCCCACGGTTCCATCAACCGCGACATCGATCTGGTCACCCAGGAAATCCAGGACCGCATCACCAAAGGCTAAATTTGCGTTAGACCAAATTTAGCCGGAGAACACGAAGCTAGATTTAGCGAAAACGAAAAATGACCTTGTGAGAATCACTCTCCAAGGTCATTTCTTTTAGCAACATCCGCGCACCTGTCGTTCTACCGGGGTTTTCGTTCTACCGGGGTGTGCTTTGCGTGTTTGCCGTTTTATCAGGGTGTGCTTTGCGTGTTTGCCGTTTTATCAGGGTGTGCCGCAATGCGTGTTTTGGAGCGTTAACCGCTACAAAACACCCTGTTCACGGGCGGCAGCGACGGCTGAGGTGCGAGAACGCACGCCGAGCTTGTCATAAATGTGGACCAGGTGTGACTTTACGGTCGCCTCGGATAGCATGAGCTCCTGGCCGATTTCGCGGTTGGAGGAACCGCCCGCTACCAGCTGCAGCACTTCCAGCTCACGCGGGGTGAGGGAAGAGCGCGGGGTGCGCACGCGCGTCATCAAACGGTCGGCGACCATGGAGGACAATGCGGAATCACCTTCGGCTGCGGAACGCACCGCGTTGGTTAGCTCTAACGGCGGGGCGTCCTTGAGCAGGTAGCCCACAGCACCAGCTTCGATGGCGCCGAGAATATCGGCGTCGGTGTCATAGTTGGTCACCACAAGAACCTTCGGCGGATTATCCATCGCCTGACGGATCCGTTTCGTGGCTTCAGCGCCACCCATGACACGAGTTCCCTCAATACCGGCACCAAAGCGCAGGTCCATCAAGATGACGTCAATTCCGCCTGCTTGGGCTGTAGAAATAGCAGCTTCTGCTGTGGCAACCTCGCCGACCACCTCAATATCCTGGGCTTCTTCCAAAATCGCGCGAAGTCCAAGACGAACGATTTCGTGGTCATCAGCTAGCAAGACGCGAATCACTTCATCACTCCTTTTTGCTACGTGTAGTCCACCAAAAGTTTAATGTGCACTAGTTGTTAAGGGTACACTAACGCTGACTGCGGTTCCGTGTCCTGGGGTCGATTCAATAACTACTTCCCCACCGACTTCTTCCGCACGGCGCTTCATTGCCGCCAAGCCGATATGCCCCAAACCCGCCGGGCGGGATTGCACGGCCGCGAGATCGAAACCATCGCCGTTATCCACTACGTCCACGCGGACACCTTTGTCTTCATAGGTCACGGTGATTCGCGCTCGTGTGGCATTCGCGTGCTTTGCCACATTGCCCACGGCCCCTTGGGCGATACGTAGCAAGACGGCTTCAAGTTTCATCGGCAGCTGATGCACCGTGCCGTCAGACTCCACCTCAATATCTAGCTCGCCGGCGGCGGCGAAACCTTCTGACATGCGCTCCAGGGCGCCCACCAGCGAGGTCTGTGACAGCGCGACAGGTTGCAACGCCGCAATCATCGCGCGCGCCTCCTGCAAATTATCCGCCGCCGTGTGCCGCGCCAAGTCAATGCGTTCCCGCGCTTTGTCCACATTGCCGGCGCCACCATTGGGATCCAGGTCCCGATTCGCCGCGTGCAACAGCATCTGAATAGAAGACAGCCCTTGCGCGAGCGTGTCATGGATTTCATGGGCAATACGCTGACGTTCCCCCGCAACACCCGCAGCACGTTCAGTCTCTGCTAGCTGCTGGCGGGTTTCCATCAGCTCCCGAATCAGCGCCGCGCGCTCCATATTGATGGCGTGCAGACGGTCAAAAGCGTAGAAAATCGCCACCGTCACCAGTGCGGAGACCACCGGACCCATGACGCCACCAAAGGTCAGTCCCTGTGGGAACTGAATTCCCACGGAGACCGCTGTGCCGAAGATAACGGCGATAACGCCCCACACCATTCCCAGCACGCGCAGGTAGAAAAAGAACAACACAAAGAGCAGGTAGATACCGGCGGGCGCGACCAGAATGTCAACAATCCACACCACCGTCAGCGCCGTAAGCCACACCAGTTTCAGCACGTAACTCATGCGGTCCATGTAGAAACTGCCCACAAAATACAGGGCGGCAAACACCGACAGAAACACGAGGTTAAAAGCCGCAGCGGTGAGGCTCATGCGCACCGACATCAAAATCGCGACCACCAAAATAGTCGCGGTGAGGATGTGGATGCCATTGCGCATGACATCGGCGCCCTCGGAAGATTCTAAGGATTCTAGCTCGCGCTGATCTAGACTATTGCTCATGTCTTTGAGCCTACTTCCCCGCGCAATATCCCTGGTAGTTGCCGCGGGAATTCTCACAGCTTGCACGCCGCAGCCAGAGCAAGAGGAGCTTGCCGATGTCTCCACCACGTCCACGTCCGCCGACGGCTCAGCTTCAGAATCCGTAGTCGCAAGCGCCGTCCCCGTGGATACCGTCCCCCATGTGGAGCGCGGCACAAATGAGGCATGCCCTTATCTGGATACCCAGTTCGTGGCAGATACCAATGGCCAGCGCATGACAGATCAGGGCGTTGACCATAGCTTTGACACCCCAGCGTGTGTGTTCTACTCCTACCCGGATGAGCCTCAGGCGGTAGTGATGGTGCGCAACATGGGCAGTTTCGACGAGGCCATGCAGGTCGTGGATTTCGCAGCGCCTATCGATTCCACCTCGCCCGCCGAATTCTCCACCGACGCCGGCGACTGGTCCGGTGGACGCGGACCTGTCACAGACAGCCCCACC
This region of Corynebacterium casei LMG S-19264 genomic DNA includes:
- a CDS encoding TM0106 family RecB-like putative nuclease translates to MLIRVENQVRASDLVGCRYRLVQRHTHPEVPRTEAAQARADRYDAARSAVWENFPRKSDSRRIPFRRIDLGPIPAEDPWLRSLETLEALATGATHITGAVFANEKWLVGVDMLVREGASASNGSYTPVMVSTHRVARKHDKAKTLGVPTHRLGLSEPLELGYKPRHHVLDGYHLAMAARALDDLGLNSGRGVLIGQDRNLAFYTDTATYQPALDAALDAVELENLPTQPRRVKECASCRFWPLCKPELEAMDEISLFLPGDRARPYRERGIETVQGLIDASLGTPSQLAAAWRDGTVLLAHGDITVPRADVEIDVDMEAYMDQGAYLWGAWMDGTYYDFVTWEMLGSKAEARNFAEFWTWLMEQRDNAHAAGKTFAAYCYSAHGENHWMRMSAQRFHAHTPGVPSVEEVDAFINSGEWVDMFAHVKANFVGPFGLSLKTVAPQAGFHWEQGDFDGEESVNARRVAIGTDAAALTAREMLLTYNADDVQATLAVREWMSDNAPNTPRLSA
- a CDS encoding DUF6474 family protein — protein: MSILKKFRKSRRAAKAEFKAAKTKAKAEVKSADKARKRQQKLLSKQEKQLIKSEEKGLKQRRKHELKVAKNELEKLRAGRFNTDNVKRYAGAARTAAPLLLPLVYRAIVTGRQQLEERRAKKAGVTTDQLASFSGHGASIKARTQGIRNTVDENSSLPAGFKRDIKERLDDLDAAVDNAELMTPQQRRRAHGSINRDIDLVTQEIQDRITKG
- a CDS encoding response regulator; protein product: MIRVLLADDHEIVRLGLRAILEEAQDIEVVGEVATAEAAISTAQAGGIDVILMDLRFGAGIEGTRVMGGAEATKRIRQAMDNPPKVLVVTNYDTDADILGAIEAGAVGYLLKDAPPLELTNAVRSAAEGDSALSSMVADRLMTRVRTPRSSLTPRELEVLQLVAGGSSNREIGQELMLSEATVKSHLVHIYDKLGVRSRTSAVAAAREQGVL
- a CDS encoding sensor histidine kinase, whose protein sequence is MSNSLDQRELESLESSEGADVMRNGIHILTATILVVAILMSVRMSLTAAAFNLVFLSVFAALYFVGSFYMDRMSYVLKLVWLTALTVVWIVDILVAPAGIYLLFVLFFFYLRVLGMVWGVIAVIFGTAVSVGIQFPQGLTFGGVMGPVVSALVTVAIFYAFDRLHAINMERAALIRELMETRQQLAETERAAGVAGERQRIAHEIHDTLAQGLSSIQMLLHAANRDLDPNGGAGNVDKARERIDLARHTAADNLQEARAMIAALQPVALSQTSLVGALERMSEGFAAAGELDIEVESDGTVHQLPMKLEAVLLRIAQGAVGNVAKHANATRARITVTYEDKGVRVDVVDNGDGFDLAAVQSRPAGLGHIGLAAMKRRAEEVGGEVVIESTPGHGTAVSVSVPLTTSAH
- a CDS encoding DUF2020 domain-containing protein gives rise to the protein MSLSLLPRAISLVVAAGILTACTPQPEQEELADVSTTSTSADGSASESVVASAVPVDTVPHVERGTNEACPYLDTQFVADTNGQRMTDQGVDHSFDTPACVFYSYPDEPQAVVMVRNMGSFDEAMQVVDFAAPIDSTSPAEFSTDAGDWSGGRGPVTDSPTGAGSVYAVGKDSTAVVVWSNQEQSVKAETLAHQVIANLGL